A genomic stretch from Rubripirellula reticaptiva includes:
- a CDS encoding SOS response-associated peptidase: MCGRLTLRTPPTRWCQQFLPSIDPQDFGSQQFDIQQFPPRYNVAPTQMLACVMTGVTDQSPEHPTKQSTRQPTAAPVFQGRWLRWGLLPPWAKELSVGNRMINARSETAASKPSFRQAFSRQRCLVLADGYYEWKKMEDGKQPYLIEQKSAPDGVPATFAMAGLWETNTKIPADKSPLYSCTILTTAANNTMSKLHDRMPVILERANYERWLDPTFCDLDTLQSWMAPAPDDSLSFRAVDRHVNNARNQDARCIASA; encoded by the coding sequence GTGTGTGGTCGCCTGACTCTTCGCACCCCGCCGACCCGTTGGTGCCAGCAATTCTTGCCGTCGATCGATCCCCAAGACTTCGGCAGCCAGCAATTCGACATCCAGCAATTCCCCCCCCGGTATAACGTCGCCCCAACCCAGATGCTCGCTTGCGTGATGACAGGGGTGACGGATCAGTCGCCGGAACACCCAACGAAGCAATCAACGAGGCAACCGACCGCGGCACCGGTCTTCCAGGGCCGCTGGTTGCGGTGGGGACTGCTGCCACCCTGGGCCAAAGAGCTTTCGGTGGGTAATCGCATGATCAACGCACGCAGCGAAACGGCGGCATCAAAGCCTTCCTTTCGCCAAGCCTTTTCGCGCCAGCGGTGCCTGGTCCTCGCTGACGGCTACTATGAATGGAAGAAAATGGAGGATGGAAAACAGCCCTACCTGATAGAGCAAAAATCGGCTCCCGACGGCGTCCCCGCAACCTTTGCGATGGCCGGATTATGGGAAACCAACACGAAGATTCCCGCCGACAAGTCGCCTCTTTATTCCTGCACGATTTTAACGACCGCGGCGAACAACACGATGTCAAAATTACATGACCGGATGCCAGTCATTCTGGAACGGGCCAACTACGAACGTTGGCTCGATCCAACTTTTTGTGACCTCGACACGTTACAGTCCTGGATGGCCCCGGCACCCGACGACAGCCTGTCGTTTCGCGCGGTCGATCGTCATGTCAACAACGCCCGCAACCAGGACGCTCGCTGCATCGCATCGGCCTGA
- a CDS encoding YifB family Mg chelatase-like AAA ATPase: MLARLKTFTLLGIEAMPVDVEVDISPAAMPKTILVGLPDAAVKESTHRVERAIVNSGFVRPQDRIVINLAPGDLPKQAASFDLPVALGVLAGSGQLSAERLEDYAIIGELALEGQTRPVKGVLSIAIEAAKDKKLRGIVVPAENAGEAAVVEGLDVIAVETLAQAVAFFGGAIEIDPAPSRLEQLFEQFSAYDVDFGDVRGQESAKRAMTLAAAGRHNLLMVGPPGSGKTMLAKRMPTILPQLSAPESIETTRIYSALGQLPAGQPLMARRPFRSPHHTISDAGLVGGGSPPAPGEISKAHNGILFLDELPEFNRKTLEVMRQPLEDGVVTISRALRSSTFPSDFMLIAAANPCPCGYRSDPRRSCNCTPPQIEKYMGKISGPLLDRIDIHIEVPAVPFEDLSTSTSDGTTSEQMRADVVAARGPQQERFKVGPVRYNALMTSRQVRKYCELNKTCQMMLRHSVEEMGLSARAHDKILRIARTVADVAGDEKIEEMHLAEAIGYRSLDRDLWT; encoded by the coding sequence ATGCTTGCTCGACTGAAGACGTTCACGCTGCTCGGGATTGAAGCGATGCCCGTGGATGTCGAGGTCGACATTTCGCCGGCCGCGATGCCCAAGACAATTCTGGTCGGTCTTCCCGATGCAGCGGTAAAAGAGTCGACGCACCGTGTCGAACGCGCGATCGTCAACAGCGGTTTCGTTCGTCCGCAAGATCGGATCGTCATCAATTTGGCGCCTGGTGATTTACCCAAGCAAGCTGCGTCGTTCGATTTGCCGGTGGCGTTGGGCGTGTTGGCAGGCAGCGGACAGTTGTCGGCCGAGCGGCTTGAGGACTACGCAATCATCGGCGAACTTGCGCTCGAAGGTCAAACGCGGCCGGTCAAGGGAGTGTTGTCGATCGCGATCGAAGCGGCGAAGGACAAGAAGCTGCGCGGCATCGTGGTGCCAGCCGAAAATGCAGGCGAAGCCGCTGTCGTCGAAGGGCTCGACGTGATCGCGGTAGAAACACTCGCGCAAGCGGTCGCCTTCTTTGGCGGTGCCATCGAAATCGACCCGGCGCCAAGTCGACTGGAACAATTGTTCGAACAGTTCAGTGCCTACGACGTCGACTTCGGTGACGTCCGCGGACAAGAATCTGCCAAGCGCGCGATGACCCTCGCCGCAGCGGGCCGGCATAATTTGTTGATGGTGGGGCCGCCCGGCAGCGGGAAAACGATGCTGGCCAAGCGGATGCCGACGATTCTGCCACAACTGTCTGCACCGGAGTCGATTGAGACGACTCGGATCTACAGTGCGTTGGGGCAATTGCCGGCCGGTCAGCCGCTTATGGCGCGGCGTCCGTTTCGTAGTCCTCACCATACGATCAGTGACGCTGGGTTGGTCGGTGGTGGCAGTCCACCGGCGCCGGGCGAAATCAGCAAGGCTCACAATGGCATTTTGTTTTTGGACGAACTGCCCGAGTTCAATCGCAAGACGCTCGAGGTGATGCGGCAACCGCTCGAAGACGGCGTCGTCACGATCAGTCGTGCGCTGCGTAGCAGTACTTTCCCGAGTGACTTTATGTTGATTGCGGCAGCCAACCCGTGTCCTTGTGGCTACCGCAGCGACCCGCGGCGCAGTTGCAATTGCACGCCGCCGCAGATTGAAAAATACATGGGTAAGATTTCGGGACCGCTGCTTGATCGAATTGACATTCACATCGAAGTACCGGCTGTTCCGTTCGAAGATCTGTCGACGTCGACGAGTGACGGAACGACGAGCGAGCAGATGCGGGCGGATGTGGTTGCCGCGCGCGGGCCTCAACAGGAACGATTCAAGGTCGGTCCCGTTCGCTACAACGCGCTGATGACTAGCCGCCAGGTTCGCAAGTACTGCGAACTGAACAAGACCTGCCAAATGATGCTTCGTCATAGCGTCGAAGAAATGGGGCTGTCCGCCCGAGCCCACGACAAGATCCTGCGAATCGCCCGGACGGTCGCCGACGTGGCGGGCGACGAAAAGATCGAAGAAATGCACCTCGCCGAAGCCATCGGCTATCGAAGTCTGGACCGCGACTTGTGGACGTGA
- a CDS encoding sulfatase produces the protein MMIRLHLIRLCVAFCFVSMACAAARGEGKPNILLVMLDDSGWTDFGCFGSEIQTPNIDALAAQGMTFTDCHAAAPNCSPSRVGMLTGRMPTRVGMYSYIPANHPMHLPDEEITIAEVLKPHGYATGHFGKWHVSKLDSDQPQPADQGFDYSLGTDNNALPSHRDPINFVRNGKAIGKVDGYSCQIVTDEANRWLASLPGDQPFFSCVWFHEPHNKIASPPELIEKYKKLYPQLNQKQATYYANIENVDLAVGQLLKKLDELDRAKDTFVFLTSDNGGMNPWSNQGLRGQKSLVYEGGQREPGILRWPGKVEPGSQCDDPVSHLDLLPTICEIAGAAKPNDRKLDGTSWLPILSGQPLVRVTPLMWFFYRVAPAAAMRRGDWVILGYLNDPIQQHSHALTKPDMPMIKTARLDRFELYNLKSDQQQTNDLSASELERLGRMRTELINLHREIVAEGPVWELEE, from the coding sequence ATGATGATCCGACTGCACCTGATACGCCTATGCGTCGCTTTCTGTTTCGTTTCGATGGCTTGCGCAGCAGCACGAGGTGAAGGGAAACCCAACATCTTGCTGGTGATGCTTGATGATTCGGGCTGGACGGATTTTGGTTGCTTTGGAAGCGAAATTCAAACACCGAATATCGATGCATTAGCAGCGCAAGGGATGACGTTCACGGACTGCCACGCAGCGGCGCCCAACTGCTCTCCTTCGCGAGTCGGGATGTTGACGGGCCGAATGCCTACCCGGGTCGGAATGTACAGCTACATTCCGGCGAACCATCCAATGCACTTGCCCGACGAAGAAATCACGATCGCGGAAGTATTGAAACCACACGGCTACGCGACCGGGCACTTCGGAAAATGGCACGTTTCAAAACTGGACTCTGACCAGCCACAACCGGCCGATCAAGGTTTCGACTATTCACTGGGCACCGACAACAACGCTTTACCGTCACATCGCGATCCAATTAACTTTGTGCGAAATGGGAAAGCGATCGGTAAGGTCGATGGTTACTCGTGCCAAATCGTTACCGATGAAGCAAACCGGTGGCTCGCTTCGCTGCCCGGCGACCAACCATTCTTTTCATGCGTTTGGTTCCACGAGCCACACAACAAGATCGCTTCGCCGCCAGAACTAATCGAGAAGTACAAAAAGCTCTACCCGCAATTGAACCAGAAACAAGCGACGTATTACGCCAACATTGAAAATGTTGACCTCGCCGTTGGCCAGTTGTTGAAGAAGCTCGACGAACTTGATCGCGCGAAGGACACGTTTGTCTTCCTGACCAGTGATAACGGCGGAATGAATCCCTGGTCAAACCAGGGGCTTCGCGGCCAGAAGTCGCTGGTGTACGAAGGTGGGCAACGGGAACCGGGGATCCTGAGATGGCCAGGCAAAGTCGAACCGGGATCGCAGTGCGATGATCCGGTCAGCCACCTGGATTTGTTACCGACGATTTGCGAGATCGCCGGCGCTGCCAAGCCAAACGATCGCAAACTTGACGGGACCAGTTGGTTGCCGATCCTGTCGGGTCAGCCGCTGGTGCGAGTGACACCCTTGATGTGGTTTTTCTATCGCGTGGCTCCCGCGGCAGCGATGCGGCGAGGTGACTGGGTCATCCTGGGATATTTGAACGATCCCATCCAGCAACATTCGCATGCATTGACCAAACCCGACATGCCAATGATCAAAACGGCACGGCTTGATCGTTTTGAGTTATACAACCTGAAGTCCGACCAGCAGCAGACGAACGACCTTTCGGCATCCGAGCTCGAGCGACTCGGGCGAATGCGAACCGAGCTGATCAATTTGCACCGGGAAATCGTCGCCGAAGGTCCCGTTTGGGAATTAGAAGAGTAA